In Haloterrigena turkmenica DSM 5511, a single genomic region encodes these proteins:
- the mct gene encoding succinyl-CoA:mesaconate CoA-transferase — MGALSNLRVLDLTQVLAGPYCTMLLADMGADVVKIERPGGDMIRSNPPFVDDPETEAYGGYFQSVNRGKRSLELNLGDEDDRADFLSLVEEADIVVENYRSGTMEKYDLGYETLKEYNEDLIYSSIRGFGDPRTGETERQGQPSFDLIAQALGGVMETTGQPDGPPTKTGPGVGDLFTATLNCIGILAAVNHREQTGEGQYVDTAMYDSMLSFTERAVYQQSYTGEAPTRRGNSHPTLFPYNAFETADGYAVIAAFNDNHWAELCDVMGREELAEEYPTTAERLEHREILRDEIADWSLEQTNDELVSKLEGRVPAAKVQTTEEIFDDPHVHARDMLVPVEQPGADRDVEIAGNPIKMSETEPRPRGRAPLLDEHREEILGEKAERAADD; from the coding sequence CGTCAAAATCGAGCGGCCGGGCGGCGACATGATCCGCTCGAACCCGCCGTTCGTCGACGACCCCGAGACGGAGGCCTACGGCGGCTACTTCCAGAGCGTCAACCGCGGCAAGCGGAGCCTCGAGCTGAACTTAGGCGACGAGGACGACCGCGCGGACTTCCTCTCGCTGGTCGAGGAGGCCGATATCGTCGTCGAGAACTACCGCTCGGGGACGATGGAGAAGTACGATCTGGGCTACGAGACGCTCAAAGAATACAACGAGGACCTCATCTACTCCTCGATCCGCGGCTTCGGCGACCCACGGACGGGCGAAACGGAGCGGCAGGGTCAGCCCTCCTTCGACCTCATCGCGCAGGCGCTGGGCGGGGTCATGGAGACCACCGGCCAGCCCGACGGCCCGCCGACGAAGACCGGCCCCGGCGTCGGCGACCTCTTCACCGCCACGCTGAACTGTATCGGCATTCTGGCGGCGGTCAACCACCGCGAGCAGACCGGAGAAGGCCAGTACGTCGACACCGCCATGTACGACTCGATGCTCAGCTTCACCGAACGCGCCGTCTACCAGCAGTCCTACACGGGCGAGGCGCCGACTCGACGGGGCAACTCCCACCCCACGCTCTTCCCCTACAACGCCTTCGAGACCGCCGACGGCTACGCCGTCATCGCCGCGTTCAACGACAACCACTGGGCCGAACTCTGCGATGTGATGGGCCGCGAGGAGCTGGCCGAGGAGTATCCGACGACCGCCGAACGCCTCGAGCACCGTGAGATCCTCCGCGACGAGATCGCCGACTGGAGCCTCGAGCAGACCAACGACGAACTCGTGAGTAAACTCGAGGGCCGCGTCCCGGCCGCCAAGGTCCAGACCACCGAGGAGATCTTCGACGACCCGCACGTCCACGCGCGGGACATGCTCGTGCCGGTCGAACAGCCCGGCGCCGACCGCGACGTCGAGATCGCGGGCAACCCGATCAAGATGAGCGAGACCGAGCCCAGGCCTCGCGGTCGCGCGCCGCTGTTAGACGAGCACCGCGAGGAGATTTTAGGCGAGAAAGCGGAGCGGGCGGCCGACGACTGA